GGGGTAATATTTTTTCCGGCGCGGGATTGGTGTGGTATGGCGGTTTCATCGGCGGGTTTTTGGCGGTGGTTGCGATGACGGTGAAACGAAAACTGCCCGTGTTGAACGTCGCGGACTTGTTTGCTCCGGTGCTGGCGCTGGGCCAGGCGTTTGGCCGCATGGGTTGTTTCCTGGCGGGCGACGGCGACTTTGGCCCGCCGAGTGATTTGCCCTGGGCGATGCGGTTTACCAAAGGCGTCGTTCCCACGCTGAATAATCCTGACTTGCAAAAACTTTATGCCGAGATGCACCCCGGCCAGGCGATTCCGAACGACATTGCCGTGCATCCGACCATGCTGTACGATCTCGGCTTGCTGTTGATGAGCTTTGCGCTGTTGTGGTCGCTGCGCCGCCGGGCGTGGCCAGCGGGCGCGAAGTTTTCTCTCTATCTTATTTTGATTGGCGCCGCCCGATTTATCACGGAGTTTTGGCGCATGACGCCGAAGCATCATTTTGGAGGATTGTCCGACGCGCAATTGATCAGCGTGCTGCTCGTTCTCGGCGGCTTGGCAGCCCTGGCGTATTTGCAGCGTCGCAAAAGTTCACCCGCGTCCGAAGTTACTCCGGCGATGAAAACGCGCAAAGTGGCCGCAGATAAGTAGCGTATTGGCAGCAGCGGCGTTCATCAATAAAACTAAACGGCAACGTTTATGAGGAAAGTTAGTGATGAAGCGATATTTCTATCTCATCTTCACCATCACGTTCGTACACGGCATTTTTTCACTCTCCGCCCAAACCAAATCTCCCCAACACGGCCAGCGCTCGAATCAGCTTGTGATCACCAATGCCCTGATGATCGACGGCGTTGGCACGCCGGCAGAGGGCCCGG
The genomic region above belongs to Cytophagia bacterium CHB2 and contains:
- a CDS encoding prolipoprotein diacylglyceryl transferase yields the protein MFPELFKIGPLTIHSFGVMAALGFLIGGRLLEKEFERTRLPKDDASLLVVAAFIGGMVGAKLYFLLEHPYLLKDNFWGNIFSGAGLVWYGGFIGGFLAVVAMTVKRKLPVLNVADLFAPVLALGQAFGRMGCFLAGDGDFGPPSDLPWAMRFTKGVVPTLNNPDLQKLYAEMHPGQAIPNDIAVHPTMLYDLGLLLMSFALLWSLRRRAWPAGAKFSLYLILIGAARFITEFWRMTPKHHFGGLSDAQLISVLLVLGGLAALAYLQRRKSSPASEVTPAMKTRKVAADK